In Armatimonadota bacterium, one genomic interval encodes:
- a CDS encoding sialate O-acetylesterase: MFSDNMVLQQGMKVPVWGAADPGERIRLHFNGQTVNTSADADGRWRIALEPMKAGGPFKMLIVGSNNVLFENVMIGEVWVGSGQSNMWWTVKLSANAEEEIANANHPNIRLFTVPQKMAAEPMSDLDGKWVECSPETVPGFSAAAYYFGRELHKALGVPIGLIHTSWGGTPAESWTSLATLKSDPDYDAIVKRYDEQIAGYEKVKAEYPAALAQWEKDAEKAKAEGNEAPEKPKEAAYNPWIPSSLYNAMITPVIPYGIRGAIWYQGESNAGKAYQYRKLFPDMIKNWRRDWGQGDFPFLFVQLANWAPSPPEYNDTWAELREAQTMTLSLKNTGMAVAIDIGDPVSIHPTNKQEVGRRLALNALAKTYGRKLVYSGPMYRAMEPEYGTIILVFDHVDGGLMAKDGDLKGFTIAGEDRKFVPAEAKIVGRNVVVSSPDVKKPAAVRYSWAINPDGNLYNKAGLPASPFRTDDWPGVTADKK, from the coding sequence ATGTTCAGCGACAACATGGTGCTGCAGCAGGGCATGAAGGTGCCCGTATGGGGCGCTGCGGACCCCGGCGAGAGGATTCGCCTGCATTTCAACGGCCAGACCGTGAATACGTCGGCGGACGCGGACGGGAGGTGGAGGATCGCGCTCGAGCCGATGAAGGCCGGCGGGCCGTTCAAGATGCTCATCGTCGGCAGCAACAACGTCCTGTTCGAGAACGTGATGATCGGCGAGGTCTGGGTCGGCTCCGGCCAGTCGAACATGTGGTGGACGGTCAAGCTTTCCGCGAATGCGGAAGAGGAGATCGCAAACGCGAATCACCCGAACATCCGGCTGTTCACCGTGCCGCAGAAGATGGCCGCCGAGCCGATGAGCGATCTCGACGGCAAGTGGGTCGAGTGCAGCCCCGAGACGGTTCCGGGTTTCTCCGCGGCGGCTTACTACTTCGGACGAGAGCTACACAAGGCGCTGGGCGTCCCGATCGGGCTGATCCACACATCCTGGGGCGGCACCCCGGCGGAGTCGTGGACGAGCCTCGCGACCCTGAAGTCCGACCCGGACTACGATGCCATCGTGAAGCGGTACGACGAACAGATCGCCGGCTACGAGAAGGTCAAGGCGGAGTACCCCGCCGCGCTGGCGCAGTGGGAAAAGGACGCAGAGAAGGCGAAGGCGGAGGGCAATGAGGCCCCGGAGAAGCCCAAGGAGGCCGCCTACAACCCGTGGATTCCCTCCAGCCTCTACAACGCGATGATTACGCCGGTCATACCATACGGCATCAGGGGCGCGATCTGGTATCAGGGCGAATCGAACGCTGGCAAGGCGTACCAGTACCGAAAGCTCTTCCCGGACATGATCAAGAACTGGCGCAGAGACTGGGGGCAGGGCGACTTCCCCTTCCTGTTCGTCCAGCTCGCGAACTGGGCGCCGAGCCCGCCGGAATACAACGACACCTGGGCGGAGCTTCGCGAGGCGCAGACGATGACGCTCTCGCTGAAGAACACGGGCATGGCGGTGGCGATAGACATCGGCGACCCGGTCAGCATACATCCCACCAATAAGCAGGAGGTCGGGCGGAGGCTCGCCCTGAACGCGCTCGCCAAGACCTACGGCCGGAAGCTCGTCTACTCGGGTCCGATGTACCGCGCGATGGAGCCGGAGTACGGCACTATCATCCTCGTCTTCGACCATGTGGACGGCGGCCTCATGGCGAAGGACGGCGACCTGAAGGGCTTCACGATCGCGGGTGAGGACAGGAAGTTCGTCCCGGCCGAGGCGAAGATCGTCGGCAGGAACGTCGTCGTCAGCAGCCCGGACGTGAAGAAGCCGGCGGCGGTCCGGTACTCGTGGGCGATCAACCCGGACGGCAACCTGTACAACAAGGCGGGCCTCCCCGCGTCGCCTTTCCGCACGGACGACTGGCCCGGAGTAACGGCGGACAAGAAGTAG
- a CDS encoding sulfatase — translation MQTRREFIKSAASAAIVGAGIAASLPEAGAQAPPVTRRKPNVIVVFADQLRSQSLACYGDAQAKTPNLDRLAFQGARFFNAISTWPVCSPFRGMLLTGRCPMSNGVISNGRAPFPGQKTIATVLKENGYATGYIGKWHLESHTEPFVAKENRQGFDYWAVRNLNHNYFESFYCGDTPEHVPLPGYEPVAQTDLAVKYIESKKDKPFCLFMSWGPPHDPYNAPEEYEKRFPAEKMELRENVSESAMVGEQIEKNPLDPESAPGKKRAEWRKWLDSDDGVRRNMASYYAAATALDDCMGTLTRAIRKAGIEEDTILIFTSDHGDMLGSHRMGSKQEPFEEAISIPFIIRYPRVIPKLSATDALLSPMDIMPTILELAGLECPEEVEGISLASAAMRQDCEEHEALLLMKMVPGGNPWIANAATEWRGVRTKTHTYAKLQKGGPWLLFDNKKDPQQVKNLVNDPEHKDLQEQMEKTLQSLLEKAHDPFDTEKILSQVEQGWKKDQ, via the coding sequence ATGCAGACGCGACGGGAGTTCATCAAGAGTGCGGCGAGCGCGGCGATAGTCGGCGCAGGCATTGCGGCATCTCTGCCGGAAGCGGGGGCTCAGGCGCCGCCGGTGACGCGGCGGAAGCCGAACGTGATCGTCGTCTTCGCGGACCAGCTCAGGTCGCAGTCGCTCGCGTGCTACGGCGACGCGCAGGCAAAGACCCCGAATCTCGACAGGCTCGCATTCCAGGGCGCGAGGTTCTTCAACGCGATAAGCACGTGGCCGGTCTGCTCGCCGTTCCGCGGGATGCTGCTCACCGGGCGCTGCCCGATGTCGAACGGGGTGATCAGCAACGGTCGTGCGCCCTTCCCGGGGCAGAAGACGATCGCCACCGTGCTGAAGGAGAACGGCTACGCGACGGGCTACATCGGCAAGTGGCACCTCGAGAGCCACACCGAACCCTTCGTCGCGAAGGAGAACCGCCAGGGATTCGACTACTGGGCCGTCCGCAACCTGAACCATAACTACTTCGAATCCTTCTACTGCGGCGACACGCCGGAGCATGTCCCTCTGCCGGGATATGAGCCCGTTGCGCAGACCGACCTCGCCGTGAAGTACATCGAGAGCAAAAAGGACAAACCGTTCTGCCTGTTCATGTCCTGGGGGCCACCGCACGATCCGTACAACGCGCCGGAGGAATATGAAAAGCGCTTCCCCGCCGAGAAGATGGAGCTTCGCGAGAACGTGTCCGAGTCGGCGATGGTGGGCGAGCAGATCGAGAAGAACCCGCTCGACCCGGAGTCCGCGCCCGGGAAGAAGAGGGCCGAGTGGCGCAAGTGGCTCGACTCCGACGACGGCGTCCGCAGGAACATGGCATCGTACTACGCGGCGGCGACCGCGCTCGACGACTGCATGGGCACGCTCACCCGGGCGATCAGGAAGGCGGGGATAGAGGAAGACACGATACTGATCTTCACCTCGGACCACGGGGACATGCTCGGCTCGCACCGGATGGGCAGCAAGCAGGAGCCGTTCGAGGAGGCGATCTCGATCCCGTTCATCATCCGCTACCCGAGGGTGATACCGAAGCTGTCCGCGACGGACGCTCTGCTCTCGCCGATGGACATCATGCCGACGATCCTCGAACTGGCCGGGCTCGAGTGCCCGGAGGAGGTCGAGGGGATCAGCCTGGCGAGCGCGGCGATGAGGCAGGACTGCGAGGAGCACGAGGCGCTCCTGCTCATGAAGATGGTACCGGGCGGCAACCCGTGGATCGCGAACGCGGCGACCGAGTGGCGGGGGGTCCGCACGAAGACTCACACCTATGCGAAGCTGCAGAAGGGCGGGCCGTGGCTGCTCTTCGACAACAAGAAAGACCCGCAGCAGGTGAAGAACCTGGTGAACGACCCCGAGCACAAGGACCTGCAGGAGCAGATGGAAAAGACGCTTCAGTCGCTGCTCGAGAAGGCCCACGATCCGTTCGACACCGAGAAGATACTGTCGCAGGTCGAGCAGGGCTGGAAGAAGGATCAGTGA
- a CDS encoding sulfatase-like hydrolase/transferase, translating into MQTRREFLKRTGAVAAGMALGGLECLAADSGRKPNVIFVFADQLRAQALGCYGDKQAVTPNIDRLASQGARFTNAISTWPVCSPFRAMLMTGCYPMTNGVVYNDLPIWDGQTCIADALKAQGYATGYIGKWHLSGGIPDRLPGRRLGFDYWEPSQVEMISTSADGKQTWRPEVQTDKAVEYIKSNKDKPFCLFMSWNPPHNPYIAPDRYMKSFEKDKMEFRTNVAERALVDEQLEKHPTDEASGPTPKRAKWRKDLDSDDGVREILWGYYSATHGLDVLVGRIMKTLDDLGIADDTILVFSSDHGDMLGSHRMCLKQEPFEESISIPFIVRYPKRIPKGTVTDALLSPIDIMPTLLSLAGAPVPKSVEGISLDQAALGKRSDQQDAVLIMKMQPGGGPWVCNAATPWRGVRTKTHTYARLEYDGPWILFDNKNDPYQMKNLIGDPAHKKLQDEMEATMQKLLKKANDPFDSGKIKQQIARRSRTNLRMKPREARGEEE; encoded by the coding sequence ATGCAGACCAGACGTGAGTTTCTGAAGAGGACAGGCGCCGTCGCCGCCGGGATGGCGCTCGGCGGGCTGGAGTGCCTGGCAGCCGATTCCGGGCGCAAGCCGAACGTGATCTTCGTCTTCGCGGACCAGCTCCGGGCACAGGCGCTCGGATGCTATGGCGACAAGCAGGCCGTCACGCCGAACATTGACAGGCTGGCGTCGCAGGGCGCGCGGTTCACGAACGCCATCAGCACGTGGCCGGTCTGCTCGCCGTTCCGCGCGATGCTGATGACCGGCTGCTACCCGATGACCAACGGCGTAGTCTACAACGACCTGCCCATCTGGGACGGCCAGACGTGCATCGCCGACGCGCTGAAGGCTCAGGGGTACGCGACCGGCTACATCGGCAAGTGGCACCTGAGCGGGGGAATCCCGGACCGCCTTCCCGGGCGGCGGCTCGGATTCGACTACTGGGAGCCTTCCCAGGTCGAGATGATCTCGACTTCGGCGGACGGCAAGCAGACCTGGCGCCCGGAGGTTCAGACGGACAAGGCGGTCGAGTACATCAAGTCCAACAAGGACAAGCCGTTCTGCCTCTTCATGTCATGGAACCCGCCGCACAACCCGTACATCGCGCCCGACAGGTACATGAAGAGCTTCGAGAAGGACAAGATGGAGTTCCGTACGAATGTGGCCGAGCGCGCGCTGGTGGACGAGCAACTCGAGAAGCATCCGACCGACGAGGCATCGGGCCCGACGCCGAAACGCGCGAAGTGGAGAAAGGACCTCGATTCGGACGACGGCGTGCGGGAGATCCTCTGGGGCTACTACTCGGCGACCCACGGGCTCGACGTGCTCGTAGGGAGGATCATGAAGACGCTCGATGACCTCGGGATCGCCGACGACACGATCCTGGTCTTCTCGTCGGATCACGGCGACATGCTCGGCTCGCACCGGATGTGCCTGAAGCAGGAGCCGTTCGAGGAGTCCATCTCGATCCCGTTCATAGTCCGCTATCCGAAGCGCATCCCCAAGGGCACGGTGACGGACGCCCTCCTCTCACCGATTGACATCATGCCGACGCTGCTCTCCCTCGCCGGCGCGCCGGTTCCGAAGAGCGTCGAGGGGATCAGCCTCGACCAGGCGGCGCTCGGCAAGCGTTCCGACCAGCAGGACGCCGTGCTGATCATGAAGATGCAGCCCGGCGGCGGCCCGTGGGTCTGCAACGCGGCGACCCCATGGCGCGGCGTCCGGACGAAGACACACACGTATGCTCGTCTGGAGTACGACGGGCCTTGGATACTTTTCGACAACAAGAACGATCCCTATCAGATGAAGAACCTGATCGGCGACCCGGCGCACAAGAAGCTTCAGGACGAGATGGAAGCGACGATGCAGAAGCTCCTCAAGAAGGCGAATGATCCCTTCGACTCGGGCAAGATCAAGCAGCAGATCGCCCGAAGGAGCAGGACGAACCTCAGGATGAAGCCGCGAGAGGCCCGCGGGGAGGAAGAGTAA
- a CDS encoding sulfatase, with translation MAGACAGLSSVLPRFAFGAADQKYNVLFIVGDDMRTTLGCYGAPIIKTPNMDKLAASGTLFKRAYCQQALCSPSRTSLMTGKRPDTTGIYNLQYHFRKFMPDAVTLPQQFMKHGYFAQGLSKIYHSGLDDAASWSVPHWNPKAPTYLKPESIRARKKLEEQLIAEGKDYKEHVVETDPETGMPLKVDRADVKLKGPAWESPDCPDNALADGMTADKAIECLREIKDKPFFLAVGFHKPHLPLVAPKKYHDLYDPSEIKLAPNPFKPKDMPEVAFYNSAEMRAYTDIPDVGPIDRTKARELIHAYYACVSYTDAQIGRVIGELERLGLREKTIIVLWGDHGWQLGEHDIWCKHTNFEEATRAPLIISVPGQKHQGAKPEALAEFVDIYPTLCDLAGLPVPRDLEGTSLVPIIEHPNRPWKRAAFSQYPRPDGVMGYSMRTDRYRYTEWVKRGSGEPPVGVELYDYKTDPQGNVNIAGLPESKGLVAKLAGQLKDGWRAARP, from the coding sequence ATGGCCGGGGCATGCGCGGGGTTGTCGAGCGTTCTGCCGCGGTTCGCCTTCGGGGCGGCCGACCAGAAGTACAACGTGCTGTTCATCGTCGGAGACGACATGCGCACGACGCTGGGATGCTACGGCGCGCCGATCATCAAGACGCCGAACATGGACAAGCTGGCCGCGAGCGGGACGCTCTTCAAGCGCGCCTACTGCCAGCAGGCGCTCTGCAGCCCGTCGCGCACCTCGCTCATGACCGGGAAGCGGCCGGATACCACCGGCATATACAACCTGCAGTACCACTTCCGCAAGTTCATGCCAGATGCCGTGACGCTTCCTCAGCAGTTCATGAAGCACGGGTACTTCGCGCAGGGGCTGAGCAAGATATACCACTCCGGACTCGACGACGCGGCCTCGTGGTCGGTCCCGCACTGGAACCCGAAAGCTCCGACCTATCTCAAACCCGAAAGCATCAGGGCGAGGAAGAAGCTCGAGGAGCAGCTCATAGCCGAAGGGAAGGACTACAAGGAGCACGTAGTCGAGACCGATCCTGAGACCGGGATGCCGCTCAAGGTTGACAGAGCCGACGTGAAGCTCAAGGGGCCGGCGTGGGAGAGCCCCGACTGCCCGGACAACGCGCTCGCGGACGGCATGACCGCGGACAAGGCGATCGAGTGCCTGCGCGAGATCAAGGACAAGCCGTTCTTCCTGGCGGTCGGTTTCCACAAGCCGCACCTCCCGTTGGTCGCGCCGAAGAAGTATCACGACCTCTACGACCCGTCGGAGATCAAGCTCGCGCCGAACCCGTTCAAGCCGAAGGACATGCCCGAGGTGGCGTTCTACAACTCGGCGGAGATGCGGGCCTACACGGATATCCCGGACGTCGGGCCGATTGACCGCACGAAGGCACGCGAGCTGATCCATGCCTACTATGCGTGCGTGAGCTACACGGACGCGCAGATCGGTCGGGTCATTGGCGAGTTGGAGAGGCTCGGCCTGCGGGAGAAGACCATTATCGTCCTCTGGGGCGATCACGGCTGGCAACTCGGCGAGCACGACATCTGGTGCAAGCACACGAACTTCGAGGAGGCCACGCGCGCGCCGCTGATCATCAGCGTTCCCGGCCAGAAACACCAGGGAGCGAAACCCGAGGCCCTCGCGGAGTTCGTGGACATCTACCCGACCCTCTGCGACCTCGCCGGTCTGCCGGTGCCGAGGGATCTCGAAGGAACGAGCCTGGTGCCGATCATAGAGCATCCCAACCGCCCATGGAAAAGGGCGGCCTTCAGCCAGTACCCGCGCCCGGACGGCGTGATGGGTTACTCAATGCGGACGGACAGGTACCGCTACACGGAGTGGGTCAAGAGGGGCTCCGGGGAGCCGCCGGTCGGGGTCGAGCTGTACGACTACAAGACCGATCCGCAGGGAAACGTGAACATCGCCGGCCTGCCGGAGAGCAAGGGACTCGTCGCGAAGCTCGCCGGGCAGCTCAAGGACGGCTGGAGGGCGGCGAGACCGTAG
- a CDS encoding sulfatase, producing MAGLASGLAEAAEQGRYNVLFIVVDDLRPTLGCYGAPTIKTPNIDKLAASGTLFNRAYCQQAVCSPSRTSVMTGCRPDTTKIYNLEDHFRKFLPDAVTLSQLFKERGYRSLGFSKIYHPGLDDPASWSEPHWNPGAPHYLKPESIAARKEMAAQLKARGANLKDEVVERDPETGLALRIATNAAKLKGPAWEDADVPDNAYPDGVTADKVIETLRGVKDQKFFLACGFLKPHLPFNAPKKYFDLYDPKDIKLAPNRFPPKDAPSQALTNWAELRAYTDIPDVGPMDNARARELIRAYYAATSYSDAQIGRVVDELDRLGLRDKTVIVLWGDHGWHLGEHSLWCKHTNFEIATRAPLIISAPGQKNRGAKTDALAEFVDIYPTICDLAGVPVPKHCEGISLRPVMDKPTREWKKAAFSQYPRPGNIMGYSMRTDRYRYTEWQNRDTGEAAAVELYDYKTDPGGNINVAGLPESREVVAQLSKQLRAGWKPARP from the coding sequence ATGGCCGGGCTCGCATCCGGACTGGCGGAAGCGGCGGAACAGGGCAGGTACAACGTGCTCTTCATCGTCGTGGACGATCTGCGGCCGACGCTCGGATGCTACGGCGCGCCGACCATCAAGACGCCGAACATAGACAAGCTGGCCGCTAGCGGGACGCTCTTCAACCGGGCATACTGCCAGCAGGCGGTGTGCAGCCCGTCGCGAACTTCCGTGATGACGGGATGCCGTCCCGACACCACCAAGATCTACAACCTGGAGGACCACTTCCGCAAGTTCCTGCCGGACGCGGTCACCCTGTCGCAACTGTTTAAAGAGCGCGGTTACCGGTCACTCGGGTTCAGCAAGATATACCACCCGGGCCTCGACGACCCGGCTTCATGGTCTGAGCCGCACTGGAATCCCGGCGCGCCTCACTACCTCAAGCCTGAGAGCATCGCCGCCCGCAAGGAGATGGCGGCGCAGCTCAAGGCCAGGGGAGCCAACCTCAAGGACGAAGTGGTCGAGAGGGATCCCGAGACAGGTCTCGCGCTGAGAATCGCCACGAACGCCGCGAAGCTGAAGGGCCCGGCGTGGGAGGACGCCGACGTGCCGGACAACGCGTACCCGGACGGCGTCACCGCGGACAAGGTCATCGAGACCCTGCGAGGGGTCAAAGATCAGAAGTTCTTCCTCGCGTGCGGCTTCCTGAAACCGCACCTGCCGTTCAACGCGCCGAAGAAGTACTTCGATCTCTACGACCCGAAGGACATCAAACTCGCGCCGAACCGCTTTCCGCCGAAGGACGCGCCGTCTCAGGCGCTCACCAACTGGGCGGAGCTTCGAGCATACACCGACATCCCGGACGTAGGCCCGATGGACAACGCCAGGGCGCGCGAGCTGATTCGCGCGTACTACGCGGCCACCAGCTACTCGGACGCTCAGATCGGCCGGGTCGTGGACGAACTCGACAGGCTCGGCCTGCGCGACAAGACGGTGATCGTGCTCTGGGGCGATCATGGATGGCACCTCGGCGAGCACAGCCTCTGGTGCAAGCACACCAACTTCGAGATCGCAACCCGCGCGCCGCTCATCATAAGCGCGCCGGGACAGAAGAACAGGGGCGCCAAAACGGACGCGCTCGCGGAGTTCGTGGACATCTACCCGACGATCTGCGACCTTGCGGGCGTGCCGGTCCCCAAGCACTGCGAGGGGATCAGTCTCAGACCTGTCATGGACAAACCGACGCGCGAGTGGAAGAAGGCCGCGTTCAGCCAGTATCCGCGTCCCGGAAACATCATGGGCTACTCGATGCGGACCGACCGCTACCGCTACACCGAGTGGCAGAATAGAGACACCGGCGAGGCTGCGGCCGTCGAGCTCTACGACTACAAGACCGACCCCGGCGGAAACATCAACGTCGCCGGCCTGCCGGAGAGCAGGGAGGTCGTTGCGCAGCTAAGCAAGCAGCTTAGAGCCGGCTGGAAGCCGGCGAGGCCGTAG
- a CDS encoding CehA/McbA family metallohydrolase, with translation MQFTNPFDAPGNWYKANLHTHTTISDGDACAAERIGRYRERGYDVLAITDHNKTNDVAGLSCDGLLVISGMETHPLCPDADPYHFVCLNVPHGLELQEEPDPQARINMVREAGGEVIIAHPYWCGHNISHLMPIEGAIAVEVYNATCTKIGKGFSSVQWDDLLDAGKLLPAVAVDDCHRGRDIFMGWTMIKAESLAVGPVMDALRKGCFYASTGPTIEDARLEDGRLKVRCSPAKEIHFVGRRSTGRVFYADGEPLTSAEAQFSPMLDYLRVEVVDGNGNRAWTNPFFPEKTA, from the coding sequence ATGCAGTTCACGAACCCGTTCGACGCGCCCGGCAACTGGTACAAGGCCAATCTTCACACGCACACCACCATCTCCGACGGGGATGCCTGCGCCGCGGAGCGGATCGGCCGGTACCGCGAGAGAGGATACGATGTCCTCGCGATCACCGACCACAACAAGACGAACGATGTGGCCGGCCTCTCATGCGACGGCCTGCTGGTCATCAGCGGGATGGAGACGCACCCCCTCTGCCCGGACGCCGACCCGTACCACTTCGTCTGCCTGAACGTCCCGCACGGGCTGGAACTCCAGGAGGAGCCGGACCCTCAGGCCCGCATCAACATGGTCCGCGAGGCCGGCGGAGAGGTCATCATCGCCCACCCGTACTGGTGCGGCCACAACATCAGCCACCTGATGCCGATAGAGGGCGCGATCGCCGTCGAGGTCTACAACGCCACCTGCACCAAGATCGGCAAGGGGTTCAGCTCGGTGCAGTGGGACGACCTGCTGGACGCGGGCAAGCTCCTCCCGGCGGTGGCGGTGGACGACTGCCATCGGGGACGCGACATCTTCATGGGATGGACCATGATCAAGGCGGAGAGCCTCGCCGTCGGGCCGGTAATGGATGCGCTGAGGAAAGGATGCTTCTACGCATCCACCGGCCCGACCATAGAGGACGCGCGGCTGGAGGACGGCAGGCTGAAGGTAAGGTGCTCCCCGGCGAAGGAGATTCACTTCGTGGGAAGGCGCTCCACCGGCCGGGTGTTCTACGCTGACGGCGAGCCGCTCACCTCCGCCGAGGCGCAGTTCAGCCCGATGCTCGACTACCTGCGCGTGGAGGTCGTGGACGGGAACGGGAACCGGGCGTGGACGAACCCGTTCTTCCCCGAGAAGACCGCCTGA
- a CDS encoding nucleoside hydrolase, which produces MNCCEGAAGAPVKMIFDTDIGNDIDDALALAMIHTLADRGEVELLAVTVSKDNPWAGVYVDVVNRFYGRPRTPIGTVRDGKTPDDGYARVVAERRDGKAFAYPRRLGSGADAPEAVSLLRKTLAAQPDGSVVIVSVGFMTNLARLLDSKPDKASPLTGMELVKAKVREYVMMAGAFGPDPGGEYNVVQDAESARRVFERWPTPIAASGFEIGAAILYPAESIEKDYGWVKNHPVAEAYRAYMKMPYDRPTWDLTAVLYAVRPDRGYFGVSPNGRITMDEKNVTRFTADEKGRHRYLTVTPDQITRVREACVFLASAPPTKRR; this is translated from the coding sequence ATGAACTGCTGTGAGGGAGCGGCGGGCGCGCCCGTGAAGATGATATTCGACACCGACATCGGCAACGACATAGACGACGCGCTCGCTCTGGCGATGATCCACACGCTGGCTGACCGGGGCGAGGTCGAGCTGCTGGCCGTGACGGTGAGCAAGGACAACCCGTGGGCGGGGGTCTACGTGGACGTGGTCAACCGTTTCTACGGCAGGCCGAGGACGCCGATCGGCACGGTGCGAGACGGCAAGACTCCCGACGACGGATACGCAAGGGTCGTGGCGGAGCGCAGGGACGGAAAGGCGTTCGCGTACCCCCGTAGGCTCGGGTCGGGCGCGGACGCCCCGGAGGCGGTGAGCCTTCTCCGCAAGACCCTCGCCGCCCAGCCGGACGGGTCGGTTGTCATCGTGAGCGTCGGTTTCATGACGAACCTCGCGCGGCTGCTCGACTCGAAGCCGGACAAGGCGTCGCCGCTCACCGGCATGGAACTCGTGAAGGCGAAGGTTCGGGAGTACGTGATGATGGCGGGGGCCTTCGGGCCGGACCCGGGCGGGGAGTACAACGTGGTGCAGGACGCCGAGTCCGCGCGCCGGGTCTTCGAGCGCTGGCCTACGCCGATCGCCGCGAGCGGGTTCGAGATCGGGGCGGCGATACTCTACCCTGCCGAGAGCATCGAGAAGGACTACGGGTGGGTGAAGAACCACCCGGTCGCCGAGGCTTACCGGGCGTACATGAAGATGCCGTACGACCGCCCGACCTGGGACCTGACGGCGGTCCTCTATGCCGTCCGCCCGGACAGGGGCTACTTCGGAGTCTCGCCGAACGGCAGGATCACGATGGACGAGAAGAACGTCACGAGATTCACAGCCGACGAGAAGGGCAGGCACCGCTACCTGACGGTGACCCCCGATCAGATTACCCGCGTGCGCGAGGCCTGCGTCTTTCTGGCATCGGCGCCGCCGACAAAGAGGAGATAG